In the genome of Christensenella timonensis, one region contains:
- a CDS encoding ATP-binding protein: protein MKRKIITIDEEKCNGCGLCVSACEEGAIGLVNGKARLLRDDYCDGLGNCLPACPTDAISFEEREAAPYDEAAVKRNMQLQGKKTPPQGGCPGMQSKRIEHRAAAPEPEAPGTAPSQLSQWPVQIKLVPPNAPYFENANLLVAADCTAFAYGNFHKDFIRGKITLIGCPKLDEVDYADKLTDILQHNDIKSITVARMSVPCCGGIVKAVTDALHRSGKMIPWSIVTVDTDGTILE from the coding sequence ATGAAACGTAAAATCATTACCATAGATGAAGAAAAGTGCAACGGCTGCGGGCTGTGCGTATCCGCCTGCGAGGAAGGTGCGATCGGCCTTGTAAACGGTAAAGCCAGATTGCTGCGCGATGATTATTGCGACGGACTTGGAAATTGCCTGCCCGCCTGTCCCACGGACGCGATCTCTTTTGAGGAACGCGAAGCCGCGCCCTATGACGAGGCTGCGGTAAAACGCAATATGCAGCTGCAAGGCAAGAAAACGCCGCCGCAGGGTGGCTGCCCCGGCATGCAGTCAAAGCGGATCGAGCACCGTGCCGCAGCACCGGAGCCAGAAGCCCCCGGCACCGCGCCCTCCCAGCTCTCCCAGTGGCCGGTACAGATCAAGCTGGTTCCGCCCAACGCGCCCTATTTTGAAAACGCGAACCTGCTCGTGGCCGCAGACTGTACGGCCTTTGCCTATGGTAATTTCCATAAGGATTTCATCAGGGGCAAGATCACGCTCATCGGCTGTCCGAAGCTTGACGAGGTGGACTATGCGGATAAGCTGACGGATATCCTGCAGCACAACGACATCAAAAGCATTACCGTCGCGCGCATGTCCGTACCTTGCTGCGGCGGTATCGTCAAGGCCGTGACGGACGCGCTGCACCGCTCCGGCAAAATGATCCCCTGGAGCATCGTCACCGTGGATACGGACGGAACGATACTGGAATGA
- a CDS encoding potassium-transporting ATPase subunit F: MERERGIIMGVIITVIGIAAAALFVYLFVVLVRGDKQ, encoded by the coding sequence ATGGAAAGAGAAAGGGGAATCATCATGGGTGTGATCATCACAGTGATCGGTATCGCGGCAGCGGCGCTGTTTGTGTACCTATTTGTTGTCCTTGTGCGGGGGGATAAACAATGA
- the kdpA gene encoding potassium-transporting ATPase subunit KdpA yields MSNQILQYVLYVAILVALAIPLGKYIGKVMNGEKTFLSKVLVPVENFAYKILHVNKNEDMGWKKYAVCCVLFSAFGFAILFFLNMAQGFLPLNPEGLDGTSWHLAYNTTSSFVSNTNWQSYSGESTLSYLTQMLGLTVQNFVSAATGIVVLFALIRGFTREKGTGIGNFWVDMTRVVWYVLIPLSLVVAILLVSQGVVQNLSAYTETSLLQPTTLADGTVITGQVIPQGPAASQIAIKQLGTNGGGFFGVNSAFPLENPTVFSNMIEMISLLLIPVALCFTFGRNVKDKRQGIALFLVMIIMLVAFLAVIGVNEANGTPQLSQDGAVSMAATDDQAGGNMEGKESRFGIATSSTWASFTTAASNGSVNSMHDSYTPLGGLVTMLQMQLGEVIFGGVGCGLYGMLAFAIIAVFLSGLMVGRTPEYLGKKIEPFEMKMATLVCLATPLAALVGTAVACYVPSVMDSLTNSGPHGFSEVLYAFSSGAGNNGSAFAGLNANTPFLNVAIGTVMLFVRFMPMLATLAIAGSMVRKQKVAVSAGTLPTHNALFIVILIIVVLLVGALSFLPALAVGPIAEYFQMIG; encoded by the coding sequence ATGAGCAATCAGATCTTGCAGTATGTGCTATACGTCGCTATCCTTGTTGCACTGGCAATCCCGCTTGGCAAGTATATTGGCAAGGTCATGAACGGGGAAAAGACATTCCTTTCAAAGGTACTGGTCCCGGTGGAAAACTTCGCATACAAGATATTGCATGTGAATAAAAACGAGGACATGGGCTGGAAAAAATACGCGGTATGCTGCGTACTGTTCAGTGCGTTTGGCTTTGCGATCCTGTTCTTTTTGAATATGGCGCAGGGCTTTTTGCCGCTGAATCCCGAGGGGCTTGACGGAACGTCGTGGCACCTGGCGTACAATACGACGTCAAGCTTCGTAAGCAATACGAACTGGCAGTCGTATTCGGGGGAAAGCACGCTTTCTTATTTGACGCAAATGCTGGGGCTTACGGTACAGAACTTTGTTTCCGCAGCAACGGGTATTGTGGTGCTGTTTGCGCTTATCCGTGGGTTTACGCGTGAAAAGGGGACGGGCATCGGGAACTTCTGGGTGGATATGACGCGGGTGGTATGGTATGTCCTCATTCCGCTTTCGCTGGTCGTGGCGATCCTGCTCGTTTCACAGGGCGTGGTACAAAATTTGTCGGCGTATACGGAAACGAGCCTCTTGCAGCCGACGACGCTGGCGGACGGCACGGTGATCACAGGGCAGGTGATCCCGCAGGGACCCGCAGCCAGCCAGATCGCCATCAAGCAGCTGGGAACGAACGGCGGCGGCTTTTTCGGCGTAAACTCGGCGTTCCCGCTGGAAAACCCAACGGTCTTTTCCAATATGATCGAGATGATCTCGCTCCTGCTGATCCCGGTGGCGCTGTGCTTTACCTTTGGCAGGAACGTAAAAGATAAACGGCAGGGCATCGCGCTCTTTCTTGTGATGATTATTATGCTGGTCGCTTTTCTGGCGGTCATCGGCGTAAATGAAGCAAATGGCACGCCGCAGCTAAGCCAGGACGGCGCAGTCAGTATGGCCGCGACGGATGACCAGGCAGGCGGCAATATGGAAGGCAAGGAAAGCAGGTTCGGCATCGCGACATCGAGCACATGGGCGTCGTTTACGACCGCCGCGTCAAACGGCTCGGTCAACTCCATGCACGACAGTTACACGCCTTTAGGAGGGCTTGTGACCATGCTGCAAATGCAGCTTGGGGAGGTTATCTTCGGCGGCGTTGGCTGTGGGCTTTACGGTATGCTGGCTTTCGCGATCATCGCGGTGTTCCTGTCCGGGCTCATGGTGGGCAGGACGCCTGAATACCTGGGTAAGAAGATCGAGCCGTTCGAGATGAAAATGGCAACGCTTGTATGCCTGGCGACACCGCTGGCGGCGCTTGTCGGTACGGCGGTCGCCTGCTATGTGCCGTCGGTGATGGACAGCCTGACAAACAGCGGCCCGCATGGTTTTTCGGAAGTGCTGTACGCTTTCTCGTCCGGCGCGGGCAACAACGGATCGGCCTTTGCGGGGCTGAACGCCAACACGCCGTTCCTGAATGTCGCGATCGGGACAGTCATGCTGTTCGTGCGCTTTATGCCCATGCTTGCGACCCTTGCGATCGCAGGGTCTATGGTGCGTAAACAAAAGGTAGCGGTCTCTGCGGGGACGCTGCCTACGCACAATGCATTGTTCATCGTCATACTGATTATTGTGGTACTGCTTGTAGGAGCGCTTTCGTTCCTTCCGGCGCTGGCGGTAGGCCCGATTGCGGAATACTTCCAGATGATTGGTTAA
- the kdpB gene encoding potassium-transporting ATPase subunit KdpB, translated as MDTKKQKFVNKQMIGRALKDSFLKLNPKIQIQNPVMFVVYIASILTTLLYVCALVGIRDNTPGFILGIAVLLWLTVLFANFAEAIAEGRGKAQADALRAAKRDIVAKKIPSLTERDNVTEVPSASLRKGDLVVVHAGEQIPADGDVVDGAASVDESAITGESAPVIRESGGDRCAVTGGTTVISDWLVVLVTNNPGESFLDKMIAMVEGAARKKTPNEIALQILLVTLTIIFLVVTVSLYAFAHFSAQMQGMDTNPTSVTSLMALLVCLAPTTIGALLSAIGIAGMSRLNQANVLAMSGRAIEAAGDVDVLLLDKTGTITLGNRQASEFIPVDGTDIHELADAAQLSSLSDETPEGRSVVVLAKEKFNIRGRNLSELQATFIPFSAKTRMSGVDYEGNEVRKGAVDAICAYAQAHGRQYSAECRGIVERVSNSGGTPLVVAKNGKILGVIHLKDIIKQGVREKFADLRKMGIKTIMITGDNPLTAAAIAAEAGVDDFLAEATPEAKLELIREYQKSGHMVAMTGDGTNDAPALAQADVAVAMNTGTQAAKEAGNMVDLDSSPTKLIDIVRIGKQLLMTRGALTTFSIANDIAKYFAIIPPLFFLLFPQLQALNIMGLHSPESAIFSAVIYNALIIVALIPLALKGVKYREVPASKLLSRNILVYGVGGVILPFIAIKLIDMLLVAVGMF; from the coding sequence ATGGATACGAAAAAACAAAAATTTGTCAACAAACAGATGATCGGGCGCGCCTTAAAAGATTCGTTTTTAAAGCTGAACCCTAAAATACAAATACAAAACCCTGTCATGTTCGTCGTATATATTGCGTCGATATTGACGACACTCCTTTATGTATGCGCCCTTGTGGGGATAAGGGACAACACGCCCGGTTTCATACTGGGGATCGCAGTCCTTTTGTGGCTGACTGTCTTGTTTGCCAACTTTGCCGAGGCCATCGCCGAAGGCCGCGGCAAAGCACAGGCAGACGCGCTGCGGGCGGCCAAACGAGATATCGTGGCCAAGAAGATACCATCCCTTACGGAGCGGGACAATGTAACGGAAGTACCGTCGGCTTCGCTGCGCAAAGGCGATCTCGTCGTGGTACACGCAGGGGAACAGATTCCCGCGGACGGCGATGTGGTCGATGGCGCGGCTTCTGTTGACGAAAGTGCGATCACAGGCGAATCCGCCCCGGTGATCCGTGAGAGCGGCGGCGACCGCTGCGCAGTCACGGGCGGTACGACGGTCATTTCCGACTGGCTGGTCGTACTTGTGACGAACAACCCCGGCGAGAGCTTCCTCGACAAGATGATCGCCATGGTGGAAGGCGCTGCGCGCAAAAAGACGCCCAATGAGATCGCGCTGCAGATATTGCTGGTGACGCTGACCATCATATTTTTGGTCGTGACCGTATCGCTTTACGCATTCGCGCATTTCTCGGCGCAGATGCAGGGAATGGATACCAACCCGACCTCTGTTACCTCGCTGATGGCGCTGCTGGTATGTTTGGCGCCTACGACCATCGGCGCGCTGCTGTCGGCGATCGGCATTGCGGGTATGAGCCGCCTCAACCAGGCGAACGTGCTCGCCATGAGCGGGCGCGCGATCGAGGCGGCGGGCGATGTAGACGTGCTGCTGCTGGATAAAACGGGTACGATCACTTTGGGGAACCGCCAGGCAAGCGAATTTATTCCGGTGGATGGGACGGATATCCATGAGCTTGCCGACGCGGCGCAGCTTTCCTCGCTTTCGGACGAAACGCCGGAGGGCCGGAGCGTGGTCGTACTGGCAAAGGAGAAATTCAATATACGCGGCCGCAATTTAAGCGAGCTGCAGGCAACGTTTATTCCCTTTTCGGCCAAGACGCGTATGAGCGGGGTAGATTACGAAGGGAACGAAGTGCGCAAGGGCGCTGTCGACGCGATCTGCGCTTATGCGCAGGCGCACGGCCGGCAATATTCGGCTGAATGCCGCGGTATCGTGGAACGCGTTTCAAACAGCGGCGGTACGCCGCTCGTCGTTGCCAAAAACGGAAAGATACTGGGTGTGATCCATTTGAAGGATATCATCAAGCAGGGGGTCAGGGAAAAGTTTGCCGACCTTAGGAAGATGGGCATCAAAACGATCATGATCACGGGCGACAATCCCCTCACAGCGGCGGCGATCGCTGCGGAAGCGGGCGTGGACGATTTCCTGGCGGAAGCGACGCCTGAAGCAAAGCTGGAGCTGATCCGCGAATACCAGAAGAGCGGACACATGGTCGCCATGACGGGCGACGGCACGAATGACGCGCCCGCACTCGCGCAGGCGGACGTTGCCGTGGCGATGAACACGGGTACGCAGGCGGCGAAGGAAGCGGGCAATATGGTCGACCTCGATTCGTCGCCCACCAAGCTGATCGACATCGTACGCATCGGCAAGCAGCTGCTGATGACACGCGGTGCGCTGACGACGTTTTCCATTGCCAACGATATCGCAAAATACTTTGCGATCATCCCGCCGCTGTTCTTTTTGCTGTTCCCGCAGCTGCAGGCCTTAAACATCATGGGCCTGCACAGCCCGGAAAGCGCGATCTTCTCGGCGGTCATCTACAATGCGCTTATCATTGTGGCACTGATCCCGCTGGCCCTAAAGGGCGTGAAGTACCGGGAAGTCCCGGCAAGCAAGCTGTTGTCGAGGAATATACTGGTCTATGGCGTGGGCGGCGTGATCCTGCCGTTTATCGCGATCAAGCTGATCGACATGCTGCTCGTGGCAGTGGGGATGTTTTAG
- the kdpC gene encoding potassium-transporting ATPase subunit KdpC produces MWKTIKAVAPKALVFILVLTLVCGLVYPLVVTGISQIAFPKQANGSIIEVDGTAYGSELLAQDFTGAEYLHGRVMNVNAETFVDEEGNPLLFAGPTNLSPATEEFDALMAERVNKIREENPQMGDTPIPVDLVTSSGSGLDPDISPAGAEYQVKRIAQARGLSEQQVREVIAHHTQGRFLGIFGEPTVNVLKVNLELDGIWQ; encoded by the coding sequence ATGTGGAAAACGATAAAGGCTGTTGCGCCCAAGGCGCTGGTGTTTATACTGGTACTGACGCTCGTATGCGGACTGGTTTACCCGCTGGTAGTGACGGGAATTTCGCAAATCGCGTTCCCAAAACAGGCGAATGGCAGTATCATAGAGGTGGACGGTACGGCATACGGAAGCGAGCTGTTGGCGCAGGATTTTACAGGGGCGGAATACCTGCACGGACGCGTGATGAATGTGAACGCAGAGACATTTGTTGATGAGGAAGGAAACCCGCTGTTGTTCGCGGGGCCGACAAACTTATCCCCGGCGACTGAGGAATTTGACGCGTTGATGGCGGAGCGGGTCAACAAGATCCGCGAGGAAAACCCGCAAATGGGCGATACCCCTATCCCGGTCGACCTGGTCACGAGCTCGGGCAGCGGACTTGATCCGGATATTTCACCCGCAGGGGCGGAGTACCAGGTGAAGCGCATCGCACAGGCGCGCGGCTTGAGCGAACAACAGGTTCGCGAAGTGATCGCCCACCATACGCAGGGACGGTTCCTGGGAATATTCGGGGAACCGACTGTAAATGTGTTAAAAGTGAATCTGGAACTTGATGGGATATGGCAGTAA
- a CDS encoding sensor histidine kinase gives MEEKRPDPGELLRQIRQEEPGHKGKLKIFFGYAAGVGKTYAMLEAAHDAKKRGVDVVVGYVEPHTRPETLALLDGLEVLPPLEAPYKGITLKEFDLDAALARRPQLILVDELAHTNAHGLRHTKRWGDVEELLNAGIDVYTTVNVQHIESLNDIVASITHVVVRERIPDKVFEMADEVEIIDVEPSVLLERLHEGKIYRQKQAHEALEHFFVRENLMALREIALRRVADRVNQKNESIPAREHILVCLSTSPSNAKVIRTAARMAEAFHASFTALFVDTPESPALDAEGAKNLRDNIRLAKELGAKIATIYGENVSLQISAFARISGITKIVIGRTGQKTPFVGRRKSFVDQLIEHTTELEIFVIADNGSREYKPRRRRIWGKFQFSGKDFAKMLLIMALSALVGILFDQIGFSQTNVIVVLILGVLITANQTRGRFYGVAASVIGVLLYNFFFTDPRFTFNAYGAEYPVTFAIMLAAALVTSALTSKVKRQAAAATLSAFRTTILLEANRSLQDARTKEEIMRRALYEIARFARRPAVLYLAERGEIGRILAVDENGAEQKQADFLNEDERAVAAWCIRNRHSAGKGTNTLPGAAARYTPLTTKEGVLAVVGIVADGEEQLDSMQDSLVYALYAQITSALERYVLNEAQRKAEMQAESERFRSNLLRAVSHDLRTPLTSISGSANSLLQNKFDEETKRRLVTGIYDDSVWLINLVENLLFVSRIDNDNVKLRKEPQLVSEIIEEALRHVSRKISEHHLLTHVQDDMMMVNVDVQLVVQVFINIIDNAVKYTDAGSTIEILVTRKGNEAVVRIGDDGKGISDRDKKNIFDMFYTVNGNKGDSRRGLGLGLALCKIIVEAHGGKIAVMDNSPVHGTVFEFTLPIAEVKSSENFNHDR, from the coding sequence ATGGAAGAAAAACGCCCGGATCCGGGAGAGCTGCTTCGGCAGATCAGGCAGGAAGAACCGGGGCATAAGGGAAAACTGAAGATATTTTTTGGCTATGCGGCTGGCGTGGGTAAAACCTACGCCATGCTGGAAGCCGCACACGATGCAAAGAAGCGCGGTGTTGACGTTGTCGTGGGCTATGTGGAGCCGCATACCCGACCGGAAACGCTTGCGCTTTTGGACGGCCTGGAGGTGCTGCCGCCGCTTGAGGCGCCGTATAAGGGGATCACCTTGAAGGAATTTGACCTTGACGCAGCCCTAGCGCGCCGCCCGCAGCTTATATTGGTCGATGAGCTGGCGCATACAAATGCGCATGGCCTGCGGCATACCAAGCGCTGGGGGGATGTCGAAGAGCTTTTAAATGCGGGCATTGACGTTTATACGACGGTTAACGTGCAGCACATCGAGAGCTTGAACGACATCGTCGCTTCCATTACGCACGTCGTGGTGCGCGAGCGGATCCCCGACAAGGTGTTCGAGATGGCGGACGAGGTCGAGATTATCGACGTCGAACCATCCGTTCTGTTAGAGCGCCTGCACGAAGGCAAGATATACAGGCAAAAACAGGCGCATGAGGCGCTGGAACATTTTTTTGTGCGTGAAAACCTGATGGCGCTGCGTGAAATCGCGCTGAGGCGGGTGGCTGACCGCGTCAATCAAAAAAATGAAAGTATTCCCGCGCGCGAGCATATCCTGGTGTGCCTGAGCACGTCGCCTTCCAACGCTAAGGTAATCCGGACGGCGGCGCGTATGGCGGAGGCATTCCATGCTTCGTTTACTGCCTTGTTCGTAGACACGCCGGAAAGCCCGGCGCTGGACGCAGAGGGAGCAAAAAACCTGCGGGACAACATCCGCCTTGCAAAGGAGCTGGGCGCTAAGATTGCGACGATCTATGGGGAGAACGTATCGCTGCAGATTTCCGCTTTTGCGCGGATAAGCGGCATTACTAAAATTGTAATCGGCAGGACAGGGCAAAAAACGCCGTTTGTCGGCCGGCGGAAAAGCTTTGTGGACCAGCTGATCGAGCATACAACCGAACTGGAAATCTTTGTGATAGCGGACAACGGCAGCAGGGAGTATAAGCCGCGCCGCAGGCGGATCTGGGGAAAATTTCAATTTTCCGGGAAAGACTTCGCCAAAATGCTGCTCATTATGGCGTTGTCGGCGCTGGTCGGTATTTTGTTCGACCAGATCGGCTTTAGCCAGACCAATGTGATCGTGGTACTGATCCTGGGCGTGCTGATCACGGCAAACCAGACGCGCGGCAGGTTTTACGGCGTGGCCGCCTCGGTGATCGGCGTACTGCTGTATAATTTCTTTTTTACAGATCCACGGTTTACTTTCAACGCATATGGCGCGGAATATCCGGTCACGTTTGCGATCATGCTGGCCGCGGCCCTCGTTACGAGCGCGCTCACCAGCAAAGTGAAACGGCAGGCAGCCGCCGCGACGTTAAGTGCATTTCGCACGACGATCCTGCTGGAGGCCAACCGCAGCCTGCAGGACGCGCGGACAAAGGAGGAAATCATGCGGCGTGCGCTTTACGAGATCGCGCGCTTTGCGAGAAGGCCGGCTGTCCTGTATCTGGCGGAGCGGGGAGAAATAGGACGTATCCTTGCCGTCGACGAAAACGGCGCGGAACAAAAACAGGCGGATTTTTTAAACGAGGATGAGCGCGCTGTGGCGGCATGGTGCATCCGCAACCGCCATTCCGCAGGAAAGGGAACCAATACCCTGCCCGGCGCGGCGGCGCGTTATACGCCGCTGACGACAAAGGAAGGCGTGCTCGCGGTAGTGGGTATCGTGGCGGACGGGGAAGAGCAGCTGGACAGTATGCAGGATTCCCTCGTGTATGCGCTGTATGCGCAGATCACGTCTGCGTTGGAGCGGTATGTTCTCAATGAGGCACAGCGTAAGGCGGAGATGCAGGCGGAGAGCGAACGATTCCGTTCCAACCTGCTGCGTGCAGTCTCGCATGACCTGCGTACACCGCTGACAAGCATTTCGGGCAGTGCAAATTCGCTCCTCCAAAACAAATTTGACGAGGAGACCAAAAGGCGGCTGGTAACCGGTATCTACGACGATTCGGTGTGGCTCATTAACCTGGTGGAAAACCTGCTTTTTGTTTCGCGCATTGACAACGACAATGTGAAGCTGCGCAAAGAGCCGCAGCTGGTATCCGAGATCATCGAAGAAGCGCTGCGCCATGTGAGCCGCAAGATTTCGGAGCACCATCTGCTCACGCATGTGCAGGATGATATGATGATGGTAAATGTGGATGTGCAGCTGGTCGTACAGGTGTTTATTAATATCATAGACAATGCGGTCAAATATACGGACGCCGGCTCGACAATCGAAATCCTGGTGACGCGCAAGGGAAACGAGGCGGTTGTGCGTATCGGCGACGACGGCAAGGGGATCAGCGACCGCGACAAGAAAAATATTTTCGATATGTTTTATACCGTGAACGGGAACAAGGGAGACAGCCGCAGGGGACTGGGCCTCGGGCTGGCGCTTTGCAAAATCATTGTGGAAGCGCACGGCGGAAAGATCGCCGTCATGGACAACAGCCCGGTGCATGGGACGGTATTTGAATTTACACTACCCATAGCGGAGGTGAAAAGCAGTGAAAACTTCAATCATGATCGTTGA
- a CDS encoding response regulator produces the protein MKTSIMIVEDDQAIRNFMTATLDLNAYQCIAAESGEQALMYAVTNRPDIIILDLGLPDMDGVDIIRKLRTWSQCPIIVVSARSEDKDKISALDAGADDYLTKPFSMDELLARLRVAVRKLSPAQAGEEAVFVNGGLKIDYTAGCVYVEGQECHLTPMEYKLVCLLAKNAGRVLTHKYILKEVWNSTLESDIPSLRVFMATLRKKIDREGKYIQTHIGVGYRMLRITEGE, from the coding sequence GTGAAAACTTCAATCATGATCGTTGAGGACGACCAGGCGATCCGGAATTTTATGACAGCTACGCTCGACCTCAATGCATACCAGTGTATCGCAGCGGAAAGCGGGGAACAGGCGCTGATGTATGCGGTCACAAACCGGCCGGACATCATCATCCTGGATTTGGGCCTGCCGGATATGGATGGAGTGGATATTATAAGAAAGCTGCGTACATGGTCGCAGTGCCCGATCATTGTCGTGAGTGCGCGCAGCGAAGATAAGGATAAGATCAGCGCGCTTGACGCGGGCGCAGACGATTACCTGACAAAACCGTTTTCCATGGACGAGCTTTTGGCGCGCCTGCGTGTTGCCGTACGCAAATTAAGTCCCGCACAGGCGGGGGAGGAAGCGGTTTTCGTCAACGGCGGCCTGAAAATCGACTATACGGCGGGCTGTGTGTATGTGGAAGGGCAGGAATGTCACCTGACGCCTATGGAATACAAGCTTGTCTGCCTGCTTGCCAAAAACGCAGGCAGGGTACTTACGCATAAATATATTTTAAAAGAGGTTTGGAACAGTACCCTTGAAAGCGATATCCCCTCGCTGCGGGTCTTTATGGCGACGCTGCGCAAGAAGATCGACCGCGAAGGGAAGTATATCCAGACGCACATTGGCGTTGGATACCGCATGCTGCGGATCACGGAAGGTGAATAA
- a CDS encoding flotillin family protein, whose translation MSIESLILIVVIVVLVFMCLLIFLTRYKKCPSDKIMVIYGKVGQNSDGTNRTSRCIHGGAAFIWPVIQAYQYLDLTPLSIQVDLKSALSRQNIRIDVPSIFTVGISTEQGIMQNAAERLLGLQMTEIQELAKDIIFGQLRLVIATMDIEEINTDRDKFLEAVSRNVESELKKIGLRLINVNVTDISDESGYITALGKEAAAKAINDAKKSVAEKVRDGSIGEANAQRDQRVEVATANSKAITGENTAKIEIAQSDAARREKEAEATRIATAAEKVQAAKALEEAYAAEKLAELARSSREKATLEADVIVKAEIRKRQIELEAEAEAERLRRQAAGEADAIYAKMEAEARGMQEILKKQASGFADIVDAAGGNAKNALMLMLADKMEDLMKVQVEAIRDLKIDKVTVWDGGQAGKDGKSSTANFLSGLMKSIPPMNEIFEMAGMELPEFLGKKSAIRRPQRLWMFRARNLQRLPKPRPKRCRSRWTIRAPQRSKAT comes from the coding sequence ATGAGTATTGAAAGTTTGATTCTGATCGTAGTCATCGTCGTACTGGTGTTCATGTGCCTGCTGATCTTTTTGACGCGGTACAAAAAATGCCCGTCCGACAAAATCATGGTCATCTATGGTAAGGTCGGCCAGAACAGCGACGGCACAAACCGCACGTCACGGTGTATCCACGGCGGCGCGGCATTCATCTGGCCTGTCATCCAAGCATACCAATACCTTGACCTGACGCCGCTTTCCATACAGGTTGACTTAAAGAGCGCGCTTTCCCGCCAGAACATCCGTATCGACGTACCGTCCATATTCACAGTCGGTATCTCGACGGAGCAGGGCATCATGCAGAATGCGGCGGAACGCCTGCTCGGCCTGCAAATGACCGAGATACAGGAGCTTGCGAAGGACATCATCTTCGGCCAACTGCGTCTTGTGATCGCCACGATGGACATCGAAGAGATCAACACCGACCGCGATAAGTTCTTAGAAGCGGTCTCGCGCAACGTGGAATCCGAACTCAAAAAAATCGGCCTGCGGCTGATCAACGTCAACGTAACGGATATCAGCGACGAATCGGGCTACATCACGGCGCTCGGTAAGGAAGCCGCTGCCAAGGCCATCAACGATGCAAAAAAATCTGTTGCGGAAAAAGTACGCGACGGTTCCATCGGCGAAGCGAACGCACAGCGCGACCAACGTGTAGAGGTCGCGACCGCGAACTCCAAGGCGATCACCGGCGAAAACACGGCCAAGATCGAGATCGCCCAATCCGACGCCGCCCGCCGCGAAAAGGAAGCGGAAGCCACAAGGATCGCGACCGCGGCAGAGAAGGTACAGGCGGCAAAGGCTTTGGAAGAAGCGTACGCCGCAGAAAAACTGGCAGAGCTTGCGCGTTCGTCGCGTGAAAAAGCCACACTGGAAGCGGACGTCATCGTAAAGGCGGAGATCAGGAAACGCCAGATCGAGCTGGAGGCCGAAGCAGAAGCGGAGCGCCTGCGCAGGCAGGCAGCCGGTGAAGCGGACGCGATTTATGCCAAGATGGAAGCGGAAGCGCGCGGTATGCAGGAAATCCTGAAAAAACAAGCCTCCGGTTTTGCAGACATCGTGGATGCAGCGGGCGGCAACGCCAAGAATGCCCTCATGCTGATGCTGGCCGACAAGATGGAAGACCTGATGAAGGTACAGGTCGAAGCGATCCGCGATTTGAAGATCGACAAAGTGACCGTCTGGGACGGCGGGCAGGCGGGCAAGGACGGCAAATCCAGCACGGCAAACTTCCTGTCCGGGCTGATGAAGAGCATCCCGCCCATGAACGAGATATTCGAGATGGCGGGCATGGAGCTGCCTGAATTCCTGGGCAAAAAATCAGCGATACGCCGCCCGCAGAGACTGTGGATGTTTCGGGCAAGAAACCTGCAGCGGTTGCCGAAACCCCGACCGAAAAGATGCCGGAGCAGGTGGACAATCCGGGCTCCGCAGCGCAGTAAGGCGACATAA
- a CDS encoding NfeD family protein, with protein MIAWWEAMTLVEQIFAVVGIASTVLLVIEVILLLVGVGHDADANMDAPGDAHADMGGMHDGIPHTDVHIGEITADGAADIDVSMDTDAPPGDHPDSGHPHFEGSGLHLFTLQGLVAFFAVFGWSGLLLLKSDVLPVASVILAIVFGFVAMVLMAVAMRGMLRLQSDGSMDIRNALGKSGTVYLPIHEKRSSVGKVTVMVQGTLTEMDAVTDEDATIPTGTQVVVTGITSGNTLVVKRI; from the coding sequence ATGATTGCTTGGTGGGAAGCCATGACATTGGTTGAACAAATCTTTGCCGTGGTCGGGATTGCCTCTACCGTTTTATTGGTGATCGAGGTCATCCTGCTGCTTGTCGGCGTCGGCCATGACGCGGATGCAAACATGGATGCGCCGGGCGATGCGCATGCGGATATGGGCGGCATGCACGACGGTATCCCGCATACAGATGTACACATCGGCGAAATCACCGCGGACGGCGCGGCAGACATCGACGTTTCGATGGATACGGACGCTCCCCCGGGCGACCACCCGGACAGCGGACATCCCCACTTTGAAGGCAGCGGCCTGCACCTCTTCACGCTGCAGGGCCTGGTCGCATTCTTTGCGGTATTCGGCTGGTCTGGCCTTCTGCTACTTAAATCAGACGTACTGCCCGTTGCCAGCGTGATCCTTGCCATCGTGTTCGGGTTTGTGGCGATGGTGCTGATGGCGGTCGCCATGCGCGGTATGCTAAGGCTCCAATCCGACGGCAGTATGGATATCCGCAACGCCCTCGGCAAATCCGGTACCGTATACCTGCCTATCCACGAAAAGCGGAGCTCTGTTGGAAAGGTCACGGTCATGGTACAGGGAACGCTCACAGAAATGGATGCGGTCACAGATGAAGACGCCACCATCCCGACGGGCACGCAGGTCGTCGTAACGGGGATCACAAGCGGTAATACGCTTGTCGTGAAAAGAATATAA